A window of Diospyros lotus cultivar Yz01 chromosome 14, ASM1463336v1, whole genome shotgun sequence contains these coding sequences:
- the LOC127789906 gene encoding tRNA (guanine(37)-N1)-methyltransferase 1 isoform X2 produces MVANFRMRTHSLPLATFIISKPRFFPNLTFRSHPLSLCPLYVASTSTTTLSQALSYGPSLQKGHKPSQYNPPLPKPSTATVHKLSEERRAGDDVDDLIDRENFTRIFDVAALQVPAKHCFVLESRLRGHLLNWPRIRNIARIPGDEVEEGESLNLLKIQNINSYAIEDCESLAPLNRVNGKTDEDGEQLSPVLYRDNLARTFSSRGFVKFGNLARLSRPKKRKKLEGQKKGIGKNEYAMVEIVEEEEKGEEEEDDFSGLLGFEFKARKWRGSTRLLLLDEKHAGKSLDQLPGAIKAVLKEDSRKDTVSSFRLLRCRLTLFYNYWQLNEILEVLLPKGMIVPSAFETVGHIAHLNLRDEHLLYKKIIAQVVLDKNKPKIRTVVNKIDAIHNDYRTMQLEVLAGNHSLVTTVFENGLRFHVDLATVYWNSRLATERRRLLNYFTSDDIVCDVFAGVGPIAISAARKVKYVYANDLNPHAIEYLQRNCILNKLERKIEVFNMDGRRFINTVFTSLEAQFITQVVMNLPNNAAENLDVFRGIFRTRPKDGVIKLPKIHVYGFSKAQDPEFDFHERIRVAMSEVAFEVEMRRVRLVAPGKWMLCASFILPESVAFAKIL; encoded by the exons ATGGTCGCCAATTTCAGGATGCGGACGCACTCTCTCCCACTGGCGACCTTCATCATCTCGAAACCTCGCTTCTTCCCTAATCTCACCTTCCGCTctcatcctctctctctctgtcctcTCTACGTTGCCTCTACCTCCACCACCACCCTTAGTCAAGCGCTTTCTTACGGACCTTCTCTCCAGAAGGGCCACAAACCTTCTCAGTACAACCCTCCCCTCCCAAAACCATCCACTGCCACTGTCCACAAATTATCAGAAGAAAGACGCGCAGGAGACGATGTCGACGACTTAATTGACAGGGAGAATTTCACTCGTATCTTTGACGTCGCGGCCCTTCAGGTCCCGGCCAAGCATTGTTTTGTCCTCGAAAGCCGGCTCCGTGGCCACCTCTTGAACTGGCCTCGTATTCGAAACATCGCTAGGATTCCGGGTGACGAAGTTGAAGAAGGTGAGTCCCTAAACCttctcaaaatccaaaacataaATTCTTATGCCATTGAGGACTGCGAAAGCTTAGCGCCTCTGAATCGAGTAAATGGAAAAACCGATGAAGATGGTGAACAATTGAGCCCCGTTCTGTACAGGGATAACCTCGCAAGGACCTTTAGTTCACGGGGTTTCGTTAAGTTTGGGAATCTTGCGAGGCTCTCAAGAccgaagaagaggaagaagttaGAGGGGCAGAAGAAAGGAATTGGGAAGAATGAGTATGCTATGGTGGAGATTgttgaagaagaggaaaaaggggaggaggaggaggatgacTTCAGTGGATTGCTGGGGTTTGAGTTTAAGGCAAGGAAATGGAGGGGTTCGACTCGGTTGTTGCTTTTGGATGAAAAGCATGCTGGAAAAAGCTTGGATCAGTTGCCGGGGGCAATTAAG GCAGTTTTGAAAGAGGATAGCAGGAAAGATACAGTGTCATCTTTCAGGCTTTTAAGATGCAGGCTCACTCTGTTTTACAATTACTGGCAGTTGAATGAG ATTTTGGAGGTCTTGCTCCCAAAGGGTATGATTGTTCCTTCAGCTTTTGAAACAGTTGGGCATATTGCCCATCTGAACCTGAGGGATGAACATCTATTGTACAAGAAAATTATTGCACAG GTAGTCTTGGACAAAAACAAGCCGAAGATACGGACAGTTGTCAATAAGATTGATGCTATTCATAATGACTATAGAACAATGCAGCTTGAAGTGCTAGCTGGAAATCATTCCCTTGTAACTACAGTATTCGAGAATGGACTGCGTTTTCATGTTGATTTAGCAACAGT GTATTGGAATTCAAGGCTAGCAACTGAAAGGCGGAGGCTTCTAAATTACTTCACAAGTGATGATATTGTTT GTGATGTTTTTGCTGGAGTGGGTCCTATAGCCATATCTGCAGCAAGAAAAGTGAAGTATGTTTATGCTAATGATCTGAACCCCCATGCCATTGAATATCTGCAAAGGAATTGTATCTTGAACAAGCTTGAGAGGAAGATAGAG GTATTTAACATGGATGGAAGGAGGTTCATTAATACTGTTTTTACAAGTCTGGAAGCTCAATTTATCACGCAAGTAGTCATGAATTTGCCAAATAATGCTGCAGAAAATCTag ACGTGTTCAGGGGGATATTTAGGACACGTCCCAAGGATGGAGTAATTAAGTTGCCAAAGATCCATGTTTATGGATTCTCAAAAGCCCAAGATCCAGAGTTTGATTTTCACGAG CGGATAAGAGTTGCCATGTCAGAAGTGGCATTTGAGGTAGAAATGCGAAGGGTTCGGCTTGTTGCACCAGGAAAATGGATGCTGTGTGCATCATTCATTCTGCCTGAGAGCGTGGCATTCGCGAAAATACTATAA
- the LOC127789906 gene encoding tRNA (guanine(37)-N1)-methyltransferase 1 isoform X1 gives MVANFRMRTHSLPLATFIISKPRFFPNLTFRSHPLSLCPLYVASTSTTTLSQALSYGPSLQKGHKPSQYNPPLPKPSTATVHKLSEERRAGDDVDDLIDRENFTRIFDVAALQVPAKHCFVLESRLRGHLLNWPRIRNIARIPGDEVEEGESLNLLKIQNINSYAIEDCESLAPLNRVNGKTDEDGEQLSPVLYRDNLARTFSSRGFVKFGNLARLSRPKKRKKLEGQKKGIGKNEYAMVEIVEEEEKGEEEEDDFSGLLGFEFKARKWRGSTRLLLLDEKHAGKSLDQLPGAIKAVLKEDSRKDTVSSFRLLRCRLTLFYNYWQLNEQILEVLLPKGMIVPSAFETVGHIAHLNLRDEHLLYKKIIAQVVLDKNKPKIRTVVNKIDAIHNDYRTMQLEVLAGNHSLVTTVFENGLRFHVDLATVYWNSRLATERRRLLNYFTSDDIVCDVFAGVGPIAISAARKVKYVYANDLNPHAIEYLQRNCILNKLERKIEVFNMDGRRFINTVFTSLEAQFITQVVMNLPNNAAENLDVFRGIFRTRPKDGVIKLPKIHVYGFSKAQDPEFDFHERIRVAMSEVAFEVEMRRVRLVAPGKWMLCASFILPESVAFAKIL, from the exons ATGGTCGCCAATTTCAGGATGCGGACGCACTCTCTCCCACTGGCGACCTTCATCATCTCGAAACCTCGCTTCTTCCCTAATCTCACCTTCCGCTctcatcctctctctctctgtcctcTCTACGTTGCCTCTACCTCCACCACCACCCTTAGTCAAGCGCTTTCTTACGGACCTTCTCTCCAGAAGGGCCACAAACCTTCTCAGTACAACCCTCCCCTCCCAAAACCATCCACTGCCACTGTCCACAAATTATCAGAAGAAAGACGCGCAGGAGACGATGTCGACGACTTAATTGACAGGGAGAATTTCACTCGTATCTTTGACGTCGCGGCCCTTCAGGTCCCGGCCAAGCATTGTTTTGTCCTCGAAAGCCGGCTCCGTGGCCACCTCTTGAACTGGCCTCGTATTCGAAACATCGCTAGGATTCCGGGTGACGAAGTTGAAGAAGGTGAGTCCCTAAACCttctcaaaatccaaaacataaATTCTTATGCCATTGAGGACTGCGAAAGCTTAGCGCCTCTGAATCGAGTAAATGGAAAAACCGATGAAGATGGTGAACAATTGAGCCCCGTTCTGTACAGGGATAACCTCGCAAGGACCTTTAGTTCACGGGGTTTCGTTAAGTTTGGGAATCTTGCGAGGCTCTCAAGAccgaagaagaggaagaagttaGAGGGGCAGAAGAAAGGAATTGGGAAGAATGAGTATGCTATGGTGGAGATTgttgaagaagaggaaaaaggggaggaggaggaggatgacTTCAGTGGATTGCTGGGGTTTGAGTTTAAGGCAAGGAAATGGAGGGGTTCGACTCGGTTGTTGCTTTTGGATGAAAAGCATGCTGGAAAAAGCTTGGATCAGTTGCCGGGGGCAATTAAG GCAGTTTTGAAAGAGGATAGCAGGAAAGATACAGTGTCATCTTTCAGGCTTTTAAGATGCAGGCTCACTCTGTTTTACAATTACTGGCAGTTGAATGAG CAGATTTTGGAGGTCTTGCTCCCAAAGGGTATGATTGTTCCTTCAGCTTTTGAAACAGTTGGGCATATTGCCCATCTGAACCTGAGGGATGAACATCTATTGTACAAGAAAATTATTGCACAG GTAGTCTTGGACAAAAACAAGCCGAAGATACGGACAGTTGTCAATAAGATTGATGCTATTCATAATGACTATAGAACAATGCAGCTTGAAGTGCTAGCTGGAAATCATTCCCTTGTAACTACAGTATTCGAGAATGGACTGCGTTTTCATGTTGATTTAGCAACAGT GTATTGGAATTCAAGGCTAGCAACTGAAAGGCGGAGGCTTCTAAATTACTTCACAAGTGATGATATTGTTT GTGATGTTTTTGCTGGAGTGGGTCCTATAGCCATATCTGCAGCAAGAAAAGTGAAGTATGTTTATGCTAATGATCTGAACCCCCATGCCATTGAATATCTGCAAAGGAATTGTATCTTGAACAAGCTTGAGAGGAAGATAGAG GTATTTAACATGGATGGAAGGAGGTTCATTAATACTGTTTTTACAAGTCTGGAAGCTCAATTTATCACGCAAGTAGTCATGAATTTGCCAAATAATGCTGCAGAAAATCTag ACGTGTTCAGGGGGATATTTAGGACACGTCCCAAGGATGGAGTAATTAAGTTGCCAAAGATCCATGTTTATGGATTCTCAAAAGCCCAAGATCCAGAGTTTGATTTTCACGAG CGGATAAGAGTTGCCATGTCAGAAGTGGCATTTGAGGTAGAAATGCGAAGGGTTCGGCTTGTTGCACCAGGAAAATGGATGCTGTGTGCATCATTCATTCTGCCTGAGAGCGTGGCATTCGCGAAAATACTATAA
- the LOC127789906 gene encoding tRNA (guanine(37)-N1)-methyltransferase 1 isoform X3: MVANFRMRTHSLPLATFIISKPRFFPNLTFRSHPLSLCPLYVASTSTTTLSQALSYGPSLQKGHKPSQYNPPLPKPSTATVHKLSEERRAGDDVDDLIDRENFTRIFDVAALQVPAKHCFVLESRLRGHLLNWPRIRNIARIPGDEVEEGESLNLLKIQNINSYAIEDCESLAPLNRVNGKTDEDGEQLSPVLYRDNLARTFSSRGFVKFGNLARLSRPKKRKKLEGQKKGIGKNEYAMVEIVEEEEKGEEEEDDFSGLLGFEFKARKWRGSTRLLLLDEKHAGKSLDQLPGAIKAVLKEDSRKDTVSSFRLLRCRLTLFYNYWQLNEQILEVLLPKGMIVPSAFETVGHIAHLNLRDEHLLYKKIIAQVVLDKNKPKIRTVVNKIDAIHNDYRTMQLEVLAGNHSLVTTVFENGLRFHVDLATVYWNSRLATERRRLLNYFTSDVFAGVGPIAISAARKVKYVYANDLNPHAIEYLQRNCILNKLERKIEVFNMDGRRFINTVFTSLEAQFITQVVMNLPNNAAENLDVFRGIFRTRPKDGVIKLPKIHVYGFSKAQDPEFDFHERIRVAMSEVAFEVEMRRVRLVAPGKWMLCASFILPESVAFAKIL; this comes from the exons ATGGTCGCCAATTTCAGGATGCGGACGCACTCTCTCCCACTGGCGACCTTCATCATCTCGAAACCTCGCTTCTTCCCTAATCTCACCTTCCGCTctcatcctctctctctctgtcctcTCTACGTTGCCTCTACCTCCACCACCACCCTTAGTCAAGCGCTTTCTTACGGACCTTCTCTCCAGAAGGGCCACAAACCTTCTCAGTACAACCCTCCCCTCCCAAAACCATCCACTGCCACTGTCCACAAATTATCAGAAGAAAGACGCGCAGGAGACGATGTCGACGACTTAATTGACAGGGAGAATTTCACTCGTATCTTTGACGTCGCGGCCCTTCAGGTCCCGGCCAAGCATTGTTTTGTCCTCGAAAGCCGGCTCCGTGGCCACCTCTTGAACTGGCCTCGTATTCGAAACATCGCTAGGATTCCGGGTGACGAAGTTGAAGAAGGTGAGTCCCTAAACCttctcaaaatccaaaacataaATTCTTATGCCATTGAGGACTGCGAAAGCTTAGCGCCTCTGAATCGAGTAAATGGAAAAACCGATGAAGATGGTGAACAATTGAGCCCCGTTCTGTACAGGGATAACCTCGCAAGGACCTTTAGTTCACGGGGTTTCGTTAAGTTTGGGAATCTTGCGAGGCTCTCAAGAccgaagaagaggaagaagttaGAGGGGCAGAAGAAAGGAATTGGGAAGAATGAGTATGCTATGGTGGAGATTgttgaagaagaggaaaaaggggaggaggaggaggatgacTTCAGTGGATTGCTGGGGTTTGAGTTTAAGGCAAGGAAATGGAGGGGTTCGACTCGGTTGTTGCTTTTGGATGAAAAGCATGCTGGAAAAAGCTTGGATCAGTTGCCGGGGGCAATTAAG GCAGTTTTGAAAGAGGATAGCAGGAAAGATACAGTGTCATCTTTCAGGCTTTTAAGATGCAGGCTCACTCTGTTTTACAATTACTGGCAGTTGAATGAG CAGATTTTGGAGGTCTTGCTCCCAAAGGGTATGATTGTTCCTTCAGCTTTTGAAACAGTTGGGCATATTGCCCATCTGAACCTGAGGGATGAACATCTATTGTACAAGAAAATTATTGCACAG GTAGTCTTGGACAAAAACAAGCCGAAGATACGGACAGTTGTCAATAAGATTGATGCTATTCATAATGACTATAGAACAATGCAGCTTGAAGTGCTAGCTGGAAATCATTCCCTTGTAACTACAGTATTCGAGAATGGACTGCGTTTTCATGTTGATTTAGCAACAGT GTATTGGAATTCAAGGCTAGCAACTGAAAGGCGGAGGCTTCTAAATTACTTCACAA GTGATGTTTTTGCTGGAGTGGGTCCTATAGCCATATCTGCAGCAAGAAAAGTGAAGTATGTTTATGCTAATGATCTGAACCCCCATGCCATTGAATATCTGCAAAGGAATTGTATCTTGAACAAGCTTGAGAGGAAGATAGAG GTATTTAACATGGATGGAAGGAGGTTCATTAATACTGTTTTTACAAGTCTGGAAGCTCAATTTATCACGCAAGTAGTCATGAATTTGCCAAATAATGCTGCAGAAAATCTag ACGTGTTCAGGGGGATATTTAGGACACGTCCCAAGGATGGAGTAATTAAGTTGCCAAAGATCCATGTTTATGGATTCTCAAAAGCCCAAGATCCAGAGTTTGATTTTCACGAG CGGATAAGAGTTGCCATGTCAGAAGTGGCATTTGAGGTAGAAATGCGAAGGGTTCGGCTTGTTGCACCAGGAAAATGGATGCTGTGTGCATCATTCATTCTGCCTGAGAGCGTGGCATTCGCGAAAATACTATAA
- the LOC127789907 gene encoding uncharacterized protein LOC127789907: MMVVEQVCPHRLVVQDIPLSRKQRGFNFPYG; this comes from the coding sequence ATGATGGTAGTTGAGCAAGTATGCCCCCATCGTCTAGTGGTTCAGGACATCCCTCTTTCAAGGAAGCAGCGGGGATTCAACTTCCCCTACGGGTAG